The genomic interval AATTTTTCTATTCGTTTCTTGGAAATTACGGCTGGGCAATAATTTTAATAACCATTGTTGTGAGAATACCTTTCATTCCACTCCTCAATAAAAGCCAGCAGTCCATGAAGAAGATGCAAACGATCCAGCCCATGATGAATGAGATAAAGGAAAAATATAAAAAAGACCCCCAGAAAATGCAGCAGGAGACCATGGCGCTGTACAAAAAACACAAGGTCAACCCTGTCGGCGGCTGTCTGCCCATGCTCCTTCAGATACCGGTTTTCATCGCTCTGTATAACGTCCTCAATAAGGCCATCGAGCTCAGAGGCGCGCCCTTTGCGCTCTGGATAACCGACCTCGCTGTAAAAGACCCATACTACATTCTTCCGGTCACAATGGGCGTAACCATGGTCATCCAGCAGAAGATGACGCCCACGGCCATGGACCCCACACAGGCAAAGATGATGATGTTCATGCCGGTAATATTTACCTTCATGTTTTTAAGTTTCCCATCCGGCCTTGTCCTGTACTGGCTTGTAAACAATGTCCTCGGAATAGCCCAGCAATATTACGCTAACAAGAAGGGGTAGTTTGACCACAAGGCACAGAGTATAAATAATCTACGCAGTAAGACGTCCCGGCTGGACGTCTCTACAGATTAAATTACCATGCACACGGCAGACACTATAGCAGCCATATCAACCCCGCAGGGCCGGGGCGGCATCGGCATTATCAGGCTCAGCGGCAGAGACGCGATAAAGATCGTTGACAGGATTTTCATCTCTCCCAAAAAGAAAAAGATAAAACAAACCCCGTCGCACTGGCTCCTCTACGGTCATATCATAAATCCGGCGGACAAAGAGATTGTGGATGAAGCGCTGGTTTCGGTGATGAAGGCGCCAAATACTTACACGAAGGAAGATGTCGTTGAAGTAAACTGCCACGGCGGGCCTGTGCCTTTGCGCAGGATATTGGAACTTGTTCTCAGCGCAGGGGCAAGGCTTGCGGAGCCGGGAGAATTTACGCAAAGGGCGTTTTTAAACGGAAGGCTCGACCTCGCTCAGGCTGAGGCAGTGCTTGATATAATCAACTCGCTTACAGAACAAAGCAGAAAGACGGCGGTTGCGCAGCTCAAAGGTGGCCTTTCAAAAAAGATTGAAGCTATACGCGAAGAATTAATTGAGCTGACCGCGTTTGTGGAGGCCCATATCGATTTTCCTGATGAAGACATAGAATCACCGTCATTAAAAGACATGAAAAAGAGGGCGCGGAATATTCAGCGGTCCCTGCAAAAACTCATTGAGAGCTCGCGATATGGTCTGGTCCTGCGCGAAGGCCTGAAGACCGCGATCATCGGCAGGCCGAATGTCGGCAAGTCGTCTTTGCTCAACGCATTGCTTGAGCACGACAGGGCCATCGTGACCGAGGCTCCGGGGACAACAAGGGATGTCATCGAAGAGTATTTAAACATCAACGGCATTCCAATAAGGATTATGGATACTGCCGGTATAAGAGATGTCAAAGACATCGCGGAGAAGGAAGGGGTAAAGCGGAGCCTCAGGGCAATGGAAGACGCGGACCTGGTATTGCTTGTCCTGGACGGCAGCAGCAAATTGCATGAGACAGACATGGAGTTGATCGGGAAGACAGGCCCAGGAAACACTATCTTCGTCATAAATAAGGACGATCTTCCACAGAAGATGGATTTGAATGTAGGGGCGGGTTTGAAACCCGCCCATGAGAAAATTTTTGTCCGCATCTCCGCCAAAAAAGAAACCGGTCTCGATGAATTGAAAAACAAGATAGCGGAAACTGTTTTACACGGTCATGCCGAAAGCAGCGCAGATGTCGTTACCAATATCAGGCACGTACACGCGCTCAAAAAGGCGCTTGCATCAATTGATTCTTTCATCACGGCTGCCGGTCAAAAAACCTCTCCTGAATTCCTCTCAGTTGAATTAAGGGACGCACTCGATGCAGTGGGGGAAATAATAGGAGTTACCACACCGGATGATATCCTCAACAGGATCTTCAGCAATTTTTGTATCGGGAAGTAGTTTCAAACAGTGATAAGTGGCGGGTAACGAGTGGCGGGATTTTATGAATGAGAGGTTTTAAAATATAATCTCCACTACGAATAAGGACAGGAAATTTGATATACTTAATCAGTTATAAAATTCAGAATCTTTAAAAAGGAGCAAATTATGCCTTTCCCAATTCACAGGCCTCGAAGACTCAGGATCAATAAAGTAGTGCGAAACATGGTGAGGGAGACCCTTCTCACGCCCAATGATTTTATATATCCGCTGTTTGTCACGTTCGGCAAAGGTGTCAGGAAGAAAATTTCCTCAATGCCCGGATGTTTCCAGTTGTCCGTGGACGAGATCGTAAAAGAAGCTCAGCATGTCTACAAGCTCGGCATTCCGGCCATCATACTCTTCGGCATCCCCGAACACAAGGATGAAAAAGGCACTGAGGCATATAATCCGAAAGGCGTTGTCCAGCAAGCCATCAAAGCCATCAAAGACAAAGTCCCAGGCCTCGTTGTCATCACGGATGTGTGCATGTGCGAATACATGAGCCACGGCCACTGCGGTATTATCAAGAAAGGGCAGATATTGAATGACCCGACACTTGAACTCCTTGCGAAAGAGGCCCTGTCACATGTGAAGGCAGGCGCGGACATCGTTGCCCCGTCAGACATGATGGACGGCAGGATCATGGCAATAAGAGACACCCTTGACGCTGAGGGTTTTGAGGACATCCCGATAATCAGTTACGCCGCGAAATACGCCTCTGCGTTTTATTCTCCGTTCAGAGAAGCGGCTGAATCAACTCCCTCATTCGGGGACAGGCGTTCATATCAGATGGACCCGGCAAACCGCAGAGAGGCGATTAAAGAAGTCGAGCTTGATATCGAAGAAGGCGCTGATATCGTGATGGTCAAACCGGCTTTGTCGTATATGGACATAATCTCAGACGTAAAAGATACGTTCGACGTGCCTGTCGCGGCTTACAACGTCAGCGGGGAATACTCGATGGTGAAGGCCGCCGCAAAGATGGGATGGATCGATGAGATGCGGGTCGTGATGGAGATCCTGACCTCAATGAAGCGCGCTGGCGCAGATCTGATCCTCACGTATCACGCAGTGGACGCGGCAAAGGAATTGAATAAATAATTGTAGGGGCAGGTTTAAAACCCGCCCCTACATGTTTATGAATGCGGGTTAAAAACAAAAAGGATTAATAAATCCATGCAACTTTCTCTCACCTCCGGTAAAAAAATAACGTGCTCCACTGACACATCAATACTGGAAGCGCTGAAACAGTCAGGCCTTTACCTCACATCCTCCTGCGGGGGGAAGGGCACCTGCGGGAAATGCAAGGTGATCGTTAAATCCGGCAGGGCCGAATCCAAATCAAAAATAAAACTCACCCAGGATGAGGTCGATAAAGGTTATGTCCTTGCGTGCAGGACCTTCCCGTCTGAAGATGTTCTCATTGAGATTCCTAAAGAATCTATGCTGGTTGTTGAGGGCAAGGTTGTCACGGGGAAATCAAAAGACCTGCAGGTGCTCTTAAGCTCAACAGGCGCCGGGATCAATCCCCTTACCGAACGTACCGTCCTTCAACTGCCTCCGCCGACACTCGATGACAATATCAGTGATCTTGAGAGATTGAGGCGGGAGCTTTTTTCAAAAGGCATGGCGTGTCTCAGGGTCCCTTTCAGGTTCATGCCGGACCTTGCAAAGACTGTGCGGAAGAAGGATTGGGAGATAACACTCAGCACCATTCATACAGATGACTGCGATGAAATCATCCGCATTACATCAGGCGACAAGAAAATCCCTCAGCACGGCGTTGCGATAGACATCGGCACAACAACCGTTGTTGTGTTTCTCATTGACCTGACAAACGGTGAGCTTATTGACATCGCCTCCACATACAATTCGCAGATACGCTTTGGAGATGATGTCATTACAAGAATAGTCCACGCCACTGAACAGGGTAAATTAAAAGAATTGAATGACACCGTCATTTCCGACATTAACACTTTGCTTTCCATAATCAGAAAGAACCATCATATTGATGTCGAGACCATAGACTGCGTTGTTGTCGCAGGCAATACAACAATGACCCAACTTTTTTTAGGGCTTGACCCCGGCGCGATCCGGGAGGAGCCATATATCCCGACGGCAAACGACTTCCCTCTTGCCTTTGCAGGAGAGATCGGTATCAAGGTAAATCCCAATATCCCCGTGTACGCGTTCCCGTGCGTTGCAAGTTATGTCGGAGGCGACATCGTGGCAGGTGTGCTCGCGACACAGCTTTATAAAAAAGAGGAGTTGAGCATCTTCATTGACATCGGAACGAACGGCGAGATAGTCATCGGCAATTCCGAATGGCTCGTGG from Nitrospirota bacterium carries:
- the mnmE gene encoding tRNA uridine-5-carboxymethylaminomethyl(34) synthesis GTPase MnmE, whose product is MHTADTIAAISTPQGRGGIGIIRLSGRDAIKIVDRIFISPKKKKIKQTPSHWLLYGHIINPADKEIVDEALVSVMKAPNTYTKEDVVEVNCHGGPVPLRRILELVLSAGARLAEPGEFTQRAFLNGRLDLAQAEAVLDIINSLTEQSRKTAVAQLKGGLSKKIEAIREELIELTAFVEAHIDFPDEDIESPSLKDMKKRARNIQRSLQKLIESSRYGLVLREGLKTAIIGRPNVGKSSLLNALLEHDRAIVTEAPGTTRDVIEEYLNINGIPIRIMDTAGIRDVKDIAEKEGVKRSLRAMEDADLVLLVLDGSSKLHETDMELIGKTGPGNTIFVINKDDLPQKMDLNVGAGLKPAHEKIFVRISAKKETGLDELKNKIAETVLHGHAESSADVVTNIRHVHALKKALASIDSFITAAGQKTSPEFLSVELRDALDAVGEIIGVTTPDDILNRIFSNFCIGK
- a CDS encoding DUF4445 domain-containing protein encodes the protein MQLSLTSGKKITCSTDTSILEALKQSGLYLTSSCGGKGTCGKCKVIVKSGRAESKSKIKLTQDEVDKGYVLACRTFPSEDVLIEIPKESMLVVEGKVVTGKSKDLQVLLSSTGAGINPLTERTVLQLPPPTLDDNISDLERLRRELFSKGMACLRVPFRFMPDLAKTVRKKDWEITLSTIHTDDCDEIIRITSGDKKIPQHGVAIDIGTTTVVVFLIDLTNGELIDIASTYNSQIRFGDDVITRIVHATEQGKLKELNDTVISDINTLLSIIRKNHHIDVETIDCVVVAGNTTMTQLFLGLDPGAIREEPYIPTANDFPLAFAGEIGIKVNPNIPVYAFPCVASYVGGDIVAGVLATQLYKKEELSIFIDIGTNGEIVIGNSEWLVAAACSAGPCFEGSGIKCGMRATEGAIEDVKINRETFEVEIKVIGDADTKPTGICGSGMIDAIAEMFLTGIIDQKGKLQKDVSTRVRAGENGLEFVVYSEDVETPSTASLQKGRDIVLAESDIENIVRAKAAIYAGFSTLLMEVGFTFNDIQKVYIAGGFGKFLDIEKAIMLGMLPELPKEKFEYMGNTSVTGAYLCLLSRKLRSEAEEIAKKMTYLELSVSHSFMNEYVSGLFIPHTNIDAFPGVKKMMGK
- the hemB gene encoding porphobilinogen synthase; this translates as MPFPIHRPRRLRINKVVRNMVRETLLTPNDFIYPLFVTFGKGVRKKISSMPGCFQLSVDEIVKEAQHVYKLGIPAIILFGIPEHKDEKGTEAYNPKGVVQQAIKAIKDKVPGLVVITDVCMCEYMSHGHCGIIKKGQILNDPTLELLAKEALSHVKAGADIVAPSDMMDGRIMAIRDTLDAEGFEDIPIISYAAKYASAFYSPFREAAESTPSFGDRRSYQMDPANRREAIKEVELDIEEGADIVMVKPALSYMDIISDVKDTFDVPVAAYNVSGEYSMVKAAAKMGWIDEMRVVMEILTSMKRAGADLILTYHAVDAAKELNK